One window of Gloeothece citriformis PCC 7424 genomic DNA carries:
- a CDS encoding glycosyltransferase family 2 protein: MIQIHPFIKIFEKTSDLTSQVTVCISLYNYRNYILETLDSVYNQTLDLLDLIVVDDCSKDDSLTVTLSWLEKNSQRFNKAQLVQHQTNNGLAYSRNTAIGLAQTPYVFILDADNLLYPRCIMQGLEALESSKAAFAYSIIEKFGAMEKIIGNQSWSKEQLAYGNYIDAMALIKKTSLEAVDGYSHIQYGWEDYDLWCKFAEKNFYGILVPEILVRYRVHPESMTKTTTQQKIESISKELKKRHPWLKTYINSI; encoded by the coding sequence ATGATTCAAATTCATCCTTTTATCAAAATTTTTGAAAAAACAAGTGACTTAACTTCTCAAGTTACCGTCTGTATTAGTCTCTATAACTATAGAAATTATATTCTCGAAACTCTCGATTCTGTTTATAATCAAACTCTGGATTTACTAGATTTAATAGTGGTTGATGATTGTTCTAAAGACGACTCACTAACAGTGACTTTATCTTGGCTAGAAAAAAACAGCCAAAGGTTTAACAAGGCTCAATTAGTTCAACATCAAACTAATAATGGTTTAGCTTATTCACGAAATACAGCCATAGGATTAGCTCAAACTCCTTACGTTTTTATTCTGGATGCTGATAATTTATTGTACCCGCGCTGTATCATGCAAGGTTTGGAGGCGCTGGAATCATCTAAGGCAGCATTTGCCTATTCAATCATTGAAAAATTTGGTGCTATGGAGAAAATTATTGGTAATCAAAGTTGGAGTAAGGAGCAACTTGCTTATGGAAATTATATAGACGCAATGGCACTGATTAAAAAAACATCTCTTGAGGCAGTAGATGGTTATTCTCACATTCAATATGGATGGGAAGATTACGACCTATGGTGTAAATTTGCCGAAAAAAATTTTTATGGAATTCTTGTCCCAGAAATTTTAGTACGATATCGTGTCCATCCAGAATCTATGACCAAAACAACAACACAACAAAAAATAGAATCCATTTCTAAAGAGTTAAAGAAACGGCATCCTTGGTTAAAAACTTATATAAACTCGATTTAG
- a CDS encoding class I SAM-dependent methyltransferase, producing the protein MKPIKELTNFLVCPETLDPLYVVETNKLATRYGREFIILNNVPILRDGNPPNSIDINHSSNSVPSEIWQWMISQPGRVLFLGAGATNFRADNVFEVEYNIFRNTDIVVDAHKLPIRSESFQAVVALNVFEHLYNPELAAEEIRRVLVPGGEVLIHTAFLQPLHEEPHHYFNATEFGVKRWFRNFSNINVTVSSNFNPCYTLSWYVNDLLQYVKLILGNEERDKIANLTLEELASLWSQGNCGDSELFKILQLLPHEVQSRFAAGFQLSAVKESSPADKQISLKQRQQKLLINQAQWEKNYLNI; encoded by the coding sequence ATGAAACCTATCAAAGAATTAACAAATTTTTTAGTATGCCCTGAAACTCTAGACCCCCTATATGTTGTTGAAACTAATAAGCTAGCCACCCGATATGGCCGAGAATTTATTATTCTCAACAATGTACCTATTCTTCGAGATGGCAATCCACCTAACAGTATTGATATCAATCATAGCTCAAATTCAGTGCCCTCTGAAATTTGGCAATGGATGATTTCTCAGCCAGGACGGGTACTATTTCTCGGTGCTGGAGCTACCAACTTTCGGGCTGACAATGTTTTTGAAGTTGAATATAATATCTTTCGTAATACGGATATTGTTGTCGATGCTCATAAACTTCCCATTCGCAGTGAATCTTTTCAAGCGGTAGTTGCTTTAAATGTTTTTGAACATCTATATAATCCTGAGTTAGCGGCTGAAGAAATCAGGAGAGTTTTAGTACCAGGGGGTGAAGTTTTGATTCATACTGCTTTTCTACAACCTTTACATGAAGAACCTCATCATTACTTTAATGCTACAGAATTTGGGGTAAAAAGATGGTTTAGAAATTTTTCAAATATAAACGTTACAGTTTCATCGAACTTTAATCCCTGCTATACACTGAGTTGGTACGTTAATGATTTACTCCAGTATGTTAAATTGATTTTAGGCAATGAAGAACGAGATAAAATTGCCAATCTAACTCTTGAGGAATTGGCTAGTCTGTGGTCTCAAGGAAATTGTGGTGATTCTGAATTATTTAAAATCCTTCAGTTACTTCCTCATGAAGTACAAAGTCGGTTTGCTGCCGGGTTTCAACTTAGTGCTGTCAAAGAATCTAGTCCGGCTGATAAACAAATTTCCTTAAAACAACGTCAACAAAAACTATTGATTAATCAAGCTCAATGGGAAAAAAACTATCTAAATATTTAA
- a CDS encoding glycosyltransferase family 2 protein: MVDSEWNTRLQNKKIELERRRIHLLKNQIILDQIHNPSSQDHLFIDIPILSNYNKSQKTGNKINIKPSLKVLYWILTFQLKKRLQRQEMAQLISQSGLFDADFYGEKNPELKKSQVEPLSHYLDIGSVEGRDPHPLFDTQYYLKQNPEVAASQINPLVHYILVGALNGKNPHPLFNTAYYIEKNLDVGESGMNPLVHYINHGAKEGRNPHPLFDTSYYVERYLNLISPTINPLVHYLQQGAKQRYNPNPLFDTSFYIQQNPKLLELETNPLIHYINIGAKQGLNPHPLFDTAFYLKQSQTDLVHHDPLAHFFEFGALEGRDPHPLFDTSYYVERYSQLIPQGMNPLVHYLQEGAKLGYNPNPLFDTSFYLEENATIFDLEINPLIHYINIGFRQGLNPHPLFDTAFYLKQLGSSLEPRINPLIHFLEIGACQGLDPHPLFDTSHYLEKNSDVRESGMNPLVHFVQFGAIEKREPFSISEMLPEMESQNWELKNFKDFSCPKSPNPDYQKWLQKNYPTPWELEQKSRLGNCLKYKPLISVIMPVYNPPENYLREAIESVLNQVYSNWELCIADDASTEPHVKLVLNEYLKQDSRIKVIFRENNGHISKASNSALELATGEFIALLDHDDVLTPHAFYELALLLNSHPEADMIYSDQDYMDDQGQLINPYFKPDWSPDAFLANMYTCHLGLYRHSIVKEIGGFRVGFEGSQDYDLVLRFTEKTERIFHLPDILYHWRTHAASTNINPQAKSYAFIAARKALAEALTRRKEPGAVFDIPNYPGCYTIRYQIKDPELVSIIITTKNLGERLDNCLTSIFQKTTYQNYEVILIDNGSTEPQALETIEHWKNRENFRLKYYGLELPFNSSKINNFAVDKSQGKYLLFLKNETKILTSDWLEKMIEQAQRPSIGAVGALLLYPDNTVQHAGVICGLFGRVGHSHKHYQYGASGYFGRLVYVHNYMAVTGACLMCRREVFEEVGGFEEKLAVSYNDIDLCLKLIDKGYRNLCLPHVVLYHYESKTRGYDSRDTEKFARLMCENMYISQKWQKYINYDPYYNPNLTSKKEDFSLNI, translated from the coding sequence ATGGTTGATTCGGAATGGAATACTCGATTACAAAATAAAAAAATAGAGTTAGAACGTCGTCGTATTCATTTATTAAAAAATCAGATAATCTTAGACCAAATTCATAATCCCTCTTCTCAAGATCATCTATTCATTGATATTCCGATTTTAAGCAACTATAATAAATCCCAAAAGACGGGAAATAAAATTAACATTAAACCAAGTTTGAAAGTTTTGTATTGGATTTTAACTTTTCAACTAAAGAAACGTCTTCAACGCCAGGAGATGGCACAATTAATTAGTCAGAGTGGGTTGTTCGATGCCGATTTTTATGGGGAAAAGAATCCAGAGCTTAAAAAGTCTCAAGTTGAGCCATTAAGCCATTATCTCGATATTGGATCTGTTGAAGGACGAGATCCTCATCCACTGTTTGACACTCAGTATTACTTAAAACAAAATCCAGAAGTAGCTGCCTCCCAAATCAATCCTTTAGTTCATTATATTTTAGTGGGAGCTTTAAACGGAAAAAATCCCCACCCGCTTTTTAACACTGCTTATTACATAGAAAAAAACCTCGATGTTGGTGAATCAGGGATGAATCCATTGGTTCATTACATTAATCATGGAGCTAAAGAAGGACGAAATCCTCATCCACTTTTCGATACATCATACTATGTAGAGCGATATTTAAACCTAATCTCACCAACAATTAATCCCCTGGTACATTATCTCCAACAAGGAGCTAAACAAAGATATAACCCTAACCCTCTATTTGATACCTCTTTTTACATACAACAAAATCCAAAACTTTTAGAATTAGAGACTAATCCTCTTATTCATTATATTAACATTGGAGCTAAACAGGGACTCAATCCCCATCCGTTATTTGACACAGCTTTTTATTTAAAACAGAGTCAAACTGATTTAGTTCACCATGATCCACTGGCTCATTTTTTTGAGTTTGGTGCTTTAGAAGGACGAGATCCTCATCCACTTTTTGATACATCCTATTATGTAGAGCGATATTCACAATTAATCCCCCAGGGAATGAATCCTCTAGTGCATTATCTCCAAGAGGGAGCTAAACTAGGATATAACCCCAATCCTTTATTTGATACTTCTTTTTATTTAGAAGAAAATGCAACTATTTTTGACTTAGAAATTAATCCCCTTATTCATTATATTAATATTGGTTTTAGACAGGGACTCAATCCCCATCCTTTATTTGATACAGCTTTTTATTTAAAACAACTTGGGTCAAGTTTAGAGCCAAGAATTAATCCTCTAATTCATTTTCTTGAAATAGGAGCTTGTCAAGGGCTAGATCCTCATCCTCTGTTTGATACGTCACATTATCTGGAAAAAAATTCTGATGTACGTGAATCAGGGATGAATCCCCTTGTTCATTTTGTTCAGTTTGGAGCTATTGAGAAAAGAGAACCTTTTTCTATTTCAGAAATGCTTCCTGAAATGGAGAGTCAAAATTGGGAGTTAAAGAATTTTAAGGATTTTTCTTGTCCCAAAAGTCCAAATCCAGATTATCAAAAATGGCTTCAAAAAAACTACCCTACACCTTGGGAATTGGAGCAAAAATCTAGGTTAGGAAATTGTCTTAAGTATAAACCCTTGATTAGTGTTATCATGCCGGTATATAATCCTCCTGAAAATTATTTACGGGAGGCTATTGAATCTGTTTTAAATCAGGTTTATTCTAACTGGGAACTTTGCATTGCTGATGATGCTTCTACTGAGCCTCATGTCAAATTAGTTTTAAACGAATATCTCAAACAAGATTCAAGAATTAAAGTCATTTTTAGAGAGAACAATGGTCATATTTCAAAAGCTTCTAATTCAGCACTAGAACTAGCCACAGGAGAATTTATTGCCTTACTCGATCATGACGATGTATTAACCCCTCATGCTTTTTATGAACTGGCTTTATTGCTCAATAGTCATCCTGAAGCTGATATGATCTACTCTGACCAAGATTATATGGATGACCAGGGCCAGTTAATCAATCCTTACTTTAAACCTGATTGGTCTCCTGATGCCTTTTTAGCCAATATGTACACCTGCCATTTGGGACTGTATCGACATTCAATTGTTAAAGAAATTGGGGGTTTTAGAGTCGGTTTTGAAGGTAGCCAAGATTATGATTTAGTCTTAAGATTTACAGAAAAAACTGAACGAATTTTTCATCTTCCTGATATTTTATATCACTGGCGAACTCATGCAGCTTCAACAAATATTAATCCACAGGCAAAATCTTATGCCTTTATTGCTGCTCGAAAAGCTTTAGCAGAAGCTCTGACTAGAAGAAAAGAACCAGGAGCGGTTTTTGACATTCCCAACTATCCTGGCTGTTATACGATCCGATATCAAATTAAAGACCCGGAATTAGTCAGTATTATTATTACGACAAAAAACTTAGGAGAACGTCTTGACAATTGCCTAACTTCTATTTTTCAAAAGACAACTTACCAAAATTATGAAGTTATTCTAATTGATAACGGCTCTACTGAACCCCAAGCTCTTGAGACAATTGAACACTGGAAAAATCGAGAAAATTTTCGGTTAAAATATTATGGTCTAGAGCTTCCTTTTAATTCTTCAAAAATCAATAATTTTGCTGTAGATAAATCCCAAGGAAAATACCTTTTATTTTTAAAGAATGAGACAAAAATCCTTACTTCTGATTGGCTTGAAAAAATGATTGAACAAGCTCAAAGACCTTCAATAGGAGCCGTTGGTGCATTATTGTTATATCCTGATAATACGGTTCAACACGCTGGAGTAATATGTGGTCTTTTTGGAAGAGTAGGTCATAGCCACAAACATTATCAATATGGTGCTTCAGGTTATTTTGGGAGACTTGTCTATGTTCATAATTATATGGCTGTTACTGGTGCTTGTTTAATGTGTAGAAGAGAAGTATTTGAGGAAGTAGGAGGATTTGAAGAAAAACTTGCTGTCAGCTATAATGATATCGATTTATGTTTAAAGCTAATTGATAAAGGTTATCGAAATCTATGTCTTCCTCATGTAGTTTTATATCACTATGAATCTAAAACTAGAGGTTATGACAGTAGGGATACCGAAAAATTTGCTCGGCTGATGTGTGAAAATATGTACATCAGCCAAAAGTGGCAAAAATATATTAACTACGATCCCTATTACAATCCCAACTTGACATCAAAAAAAGAAGATTTTAGCCTCAATATCTAA
- a CDS encoding glycosyltransferase family 4 protein, whose translation MRVLFVHQNFPGQYKHLAAALGANSDNQIISLSINQPPIIAGVQSFRYQPTRGTTPQIHAWVAETETKVIRGEAVARAALHLRQQGFIPDVICVHPGWGEALFLKDVFPEAKVLAFIEFYYGFPGSDTNFDPEFRDNDFDSLCRLRMKNVNHLLSLDLCDWGVSPTRWQWQSVPEIYRSKISVIHDGIDTDLVRPNPEVTLTLEKAGVTMNHQDEIVTFVNRNLEPYRGFHIFMRALPEILHRRPQARVLIVGGDDVSYGKRLPEGQTYRQKYLAEVGSSLDLSRVHFLGRIPYNTFVNFLQLSAVHVYLTYPFVLSWSMLEAMSAGCLVIGSATAPVREVIEDGVNGLLVDFFSPEQIADAVDRVLDHPNRMQSIREQARQTILERYDLKRICLPKHIELVKSLAGNKLSSI comes from the coding sequence ATGCGCGTTTTATTTGTCCATCAAAATTTTCCAGGGCAGTACAAACATCTCGCTGCTGCTTTAGGCGCAAATTCTGACAATCAAATTATCTCTCTATCTATCAATCAACCTCCCATAATAGCGGGGGTACAATCTTTTCGCTATCAACCCACTCGGGGAACAACCCCACAAATTCATGCTTGGGTGGCGGAAACCGAGACTAAAGTCATTCGAGGGGAAGCGGTAGCTCGGGCTGCTTTACATCTACGGCAACAAGGCTTTATTCCTGATGTTATTTGTGTTCATCCAGGATGGGGAGAGGCTTTATTTCTCAAAGATGTCTTTCCTGAAGCCAAAGTTTTAGCTTTTATTGAATTTTATTATGGGTTTCCTGGCTCGGATACGAACTTTGATCCGGAGTTTAGGGATAATGATTTTGACAGTCTGTGCCGTTTGCGGATGAAAAATGTCAATCATTTGCTAAGTCTGGATTTGTGTGATTGGGGGGTAAGTCCAACCCGTTGGCAATGGCAATCTGTTCCTGAAATTTATCGCTCCAAAATTAGTGTGATTCATGATGGGATTGATACAGATTTGGTACGTCCTAACCCAGAAGTGACTCTAACCCTAGAAAAAGCTGGCGTTACCATGAACCATCAAGATGAGATCGTTACTTTCGTTAACCGCAATCTTGAACCTTATCGAGGATTTCATATTTTTATGCGAGCTTTACCAGAAATTTTACACCGAAGACCTCAAGCGCGGGTTTTGATTGTGGGGGGTGATGATGTTAGTTATGGTAAACGACTACCTGAAGGTCAAACTTACCGACAGAAATATCTGGCGGAAGTAGGCTCTAGCCTTGATTTGAGTCGAGTTCATTTTCTCGGACGTATTCCTTACAATACCTTTGTCAACTTTTTGCAACTGTCGGCGGTTCATGTTTATCTGACTTATCCTTTTGTTTTATCTTGGTCTATGTTAGAAGCGATGAGTGCTGGTTGTTTGGTAATTGGTTCTGCTACTGCGCCAGTTAGGGAAGTGATTGAGGATGGAGTAAATGGGTTGTTGGTCGATTTTTTCTCCCCTGAACAAATAGCAGATGCAGTCGATCGCGTTTTAGATCATCCTAATCGAATGCAGTCTATTCGAGAACAGGCTCGACAAACTATTCTGGAGCGTTATGATCTCAAAAGAATTTGTTTACCTAAACATATCGAACTGGTGAAAAGTTTAGCGGGGAATAAGCTGTCAAGCATTTAA
- a CDS encoding 20S proteasome subunits A and B, with protein sequence MTYCLGIINRFGIVMAGDSRTNAGVEYTSAYRKLFDFSLPGDRIIVICSSGNLSVTQGVLTELQRDLQNQEQTSLYTLSSMYDVAHYIGSKSRQIQDRDRPWLERDKISYQCNFLLGGQIKGEVPQLYMIYPQGNYIQATKETPFLQIGEMKYGKPLLDRTITYDTPLEAMAKCALLSIDSTMKSNISVGPPIHLIMYETDSFVLRHKLELRLGDPYLAKMRKLWEEYVRQAFEAMPNIEWQSEAENTKEDIFID encoded by the coding sequence ATGACTTATTGCTTAGGGATTATTAATCGCTTCGGAATTGTAATGGCCGGGGACTCTCGGACTAATGCGGGAGTAGAATATACTTCAGCCTATCGAAAATTGTTTGATTTTTCTTTACCGGGCGATCGCATTATCGTTATTTGCTCATCGGGGAATCTATCGGTCACTCAGGGAGTCTTGACAGAACTTCAAAGAGACCTACAAAATCAAGAACAGACGAGCCTTTATACCCTTTCGAGTATGTATGATGTCGCTCACTATATTGGCAGTAAAAGCCGACAAATTCAAGACCGAGACCGTCCTTGGTTAGAACGAGATAAAATTAGTTACCAGTGCAATTTTCTCTTAGGGGGACAAATTAAAGGGGAAGTGCCTCAGCTATACATGATTTATCCCCAAGGAAATTATATCCAAGCCACCAAAGAAACGCCTTTTTTACAGATTGGAGAGATGAAATATGGTAAGCCTCTTTTAGATCGCACTATCACCTATGATACTCCTCTTGAAGCTATGGCCAAATGTGCCCTCCTCTCCATAGACTCGACGATGAAATCTAATATTTCTGTCGGCCCGCCGATTCATTTAATTATGTATGAGACCGATAGTTTTGTGCTACGCCATAAATTAGAATTGCGTTTAGGAGACCCCTATTTAGCTAAAATGCGTAAATTGTGGGAAGAATATGTCCGTCAGGCTTTTGAAGCTATGCCGAATATAGAATGGCAATCTGAAGCCGAAAACACAAAGGAAGATATTTTTATTGATTAG
- a CDS encoding septal ring lytic transglycosylase RlpA family protein: MKKLILATLMIALTEVPVTAQTATFYSSGYQGKRTASGERFSQHQPVAAHPSLPFGTRVKVINRRTGKSVVVRIVDRCRCSIDLSQSAFRQIGALSAGRIPVKIQVLR; this comes from the coding sequence ATTAAGAAACTCATCCTAGCTACTTTGATGATAGCGTTAACTGAAGTACCTGTAACAGCACAAACAGCAACTTTTTACAGTTCTGGCTATCAAGGTAAAAGAACAGCTTCAGGAGAGCGATTTAGTCAACATCAACCGGTTGCCGCCCATCCCTCTCTTCCTTTTGGGACTAGAGTGAAAGTCATCAATCGGAGGACTGGGAAGAGCGTCGTTGTTCGGATTGTTGACCGTTGTCGGTGCAGTATTGACTTATCCCAATCTGCTTTTAGACAAATCGGAGCTTTAAGTGCGGGTAGAATTCCTGTCAAAATACAAGTTTTACGATAA
- a CDS encoding tetratricopeptide repeat protein, with translation MNIKKIFFKNPSPVVLLSLVLIGIIPISACNGSLSSSSKTDSDSSLISVNAVNWVEQGIDKTETGHYQQAIENFNQAIILDPKNVDAYFNRGFVYSQLKDFPKALADYQKALEFEPELVEAYINRGNVYLELEDYQKAITDYTEALKFNPDEAFAHNNLALAYFNLGNPERAKLELTKAVELDPAYGEAYFNRGLVFFELGDEQKARADFQKAAQLWQQEGNPLGVEAAQEQIRLLK, from the coding sequence ATGAATATAAAAAAAATTTTTTTTAAAAATCCTTCTCCTGTAGTTTTGTTGAGCTTGGTCTTGATAGGGATCATTCCTATCAGTGCTTGTAATGGTTCTCTATCCTCTTCGTCGAAAACTGATTCGGATAGTTCCCTCATTTCTGTTAATGCTGTCAATTGGGTTGAACAGGGGATCGATAAGACTGAAACCGGTCACTATCAACAAGCCATAGAAAATTTTAATCAAGCGATTATCCTTGATCCCAAAAATGTAGATGCCTATTTTAATCGCGGTTTTGTCTATAGTCAATTAAAAGATTTCCCTAAAGCTTTAGCAGATTATCAAAAAGCTCTGGAATTTGAACCAGAATTAGTTGAAGCTTATATTAACCGAGGTAATGTCTATTTAGAACTCGAAGACTATCAAAAAGCGATCACTGACTACACGGAAGCCCTTAAATTTAACCCCGATGAAGCCTTTGCCCATAATAATCTCGCCTTAGCTTACTTTAATTTGGGCAACCCTGAGCGTGCTAAATTAGAATTAACGAAAGCGGTTGAACTTGATCCCGCTTATGGGGAAGCCTATTTTAACCGAGGGTTAGTCTTCTTTGAATTAGGAGACGAACAAAAAGCTAGGGCTGATTTTCAAAAAGCCGCCCAACTTTGGCAACAAGAGGGCAACCCTTTGGGTGTTGAAGCGGCCCAAGAGCAAATTCGTTTACTTAAATAA
- a CDS encoding type IV pilin-like G/H family protein, with translation MKIYFKVAKLLPLLFNSKTTQGFTPIGFVVRVFLYSGVLVTLLFPSLNDINSHYKRNSGEKQAKTKLQDLHEIQQKHRRQQGTFAYSLNHLPNSKHLLTSPSYTFSILSPMIPSTDSNTLNHSSPSVQSVITIAQPLSAYSNNLRIYIGATFFDEKSNTIQTAICKMNQVNTFPQTVPTLEKNQTLKCPPDSTLVR, from the coding sequence ATGAAAATTTATTTTAAAGTCGCCAAACTCTTGCCCTTATTGTTCAATTCAAAGACGACTCAAGGGTTTACTCCCATCGGGTTTGTGGTTCGAGTTTTTCTCTACAGTGGAGTATTGGTAACATTATTGTTCCCTTCTCTTAATGATATTAATAGTCATTACAAAAGGAATTCGGGAGAAAAGCAAGCTAAAACTAAATTGCAAGATTTACATGAAATTCAACAAAAGCACAGACGACAACAGGGAACTTTTGCTTATTCATTAAATCATTTACCCAATTCTAAACATTTATTGACCAGTCCTTCTTACACATTTAGCATTTTATCCCCGATGATCCCCTCCACTGACAGTAATACTTTAAATCATTCTTCTCCATCGGTTCAAAGTGTAATTACTATTGCTCAACCTTTATCGGCCTATTCTAATAACCTCAGAATTTATATCGGGGCTACCTTCTTTGACGAAAAAAGTAATACCATACAAACGGCTATTTGTAAAATGAATCAAGTCAATACATTCCCTCAAACTGTGCCGACTTTAGAAAAAAACCAAACTCTTAAATGTCCTCCAGATTCAACTTTAGTTAGATAA
- a CDS encoding serine/threonine protein kinase → MTQPDFTNYGYQINLELGHNRAGGRITYQATEINTQNSVVVKQFQFARTGSNWADYDAYEREIQVLKALDHPSIPRYLDSFQTPSGFCMIQEYKNAPSLATPRIWQPHQVKQIAIAVLEILKYLQNRIPPVIHRDLKPENILVDSHLNVSLVDFGFARLGGGEVAVSSVVKGTLGFMPPEQMFNRQLTTASDLYSLGATLICLLTDTKSTEIGNLIDDNGKINFKAKVPHLSEAFIQWLEKMVEPHYKNRFKSAEAALDAVIPIEVLRPSFAPKKSLWIKLGMTAVSVGILMSMGMNYLEIKSQSRQKSSYSSSITVNLPSEPYYNPSQIVMGDKKINFNVTLSNLKSDNYLTLCQLSNSSGKLVAVGQSILKPTDGKLVAECGYQFNPREDHPGDWRFEFFLDGQKTAEKTLTVLSN, encoded by the coding sequence ATGACTCAACCAGATTTTACCAACTACGGCTATCAAATTAATCTCGAACTCGGACATAATCGCGCCGGAGGCCGGATTACTTACCAAGCTACGGAAATTAATACACAAAATTCGGTCGTTGTCAAGCAATTTCAATTTGCCCGCACCGGTTCAAATTGGGCAGATTATGACGCTTATGAGCGAGAAATCCAGGTTTTAAAAGCACTCGATCACCCTAGTATTCCCCGTTATCTCGATTCTTTTCAGACTCCTTCGGGTTTCTGCATGATCCAAGAGTATAAAAATGCCCCTTCTCTGGCAACCCCTAGAATCTGGCAACCCCATCAAGTCAAACAGATTGCGATCGCCGTTTTAGAAATTCTTAAATATTTACAAAATCGTATTCCTCCCGTCATTCACCGAGACTTAAAACCGGAAAATATCCTCGTTGATTCCCATCTTAATGTCAGTTTAGTTGATTTTGGCTTTGCTCGTTTGGGAGGGGGAGAAGTAGCAGTCAGTAGCGTTGTCAAGGGAACATTAGGCTTTATGCCCCCAGAACAAATGTTCAACCGTCAATTAACCACCGCCTCAGATCTTTATAGTTTAGGAGCAACGCTAATCTGTTTACTTACTGATACTAAATCGACAGAAATCGGCAATTTAATTGATGATAATGGCAAAATTAATTTTAAAGCTAAAGTTCCTCATCTGAGTGAGGCTTTTATTCAATGGTTAGAAAAAATGGTAGAACCTCACTATAAAAACCGTTTCAAGAGTGCAGAAGCCGCCTTAGACGCGGTGATCCCGATCGAGGTTTTACGTCCTTCTTTTGCCCCTAAAAAAAGTTTATGGATTAAATTAGGAATGACGGCGGTTAGTGTGGGGATTTTAATGTCTATGGGTATGAATTATTTAGAGATTAAGTCTCAATCTCGACAAAAATCTTCTTATTCCAGTTCCATTACGGTTAATCTTCCCTCTGAGCCTTATTATAATCCCTCTCAAATTGTCATGGGAGACAAAAAAATTAATTTTAATGTTACTTTGTCTAATTTAAAGTCTGATAACTACCTTACTTTATGTCAATTATCCAATTCATCCGGTAAATTAGTGGCCGTTGGGCAATCAATTCTCAAACCAACTGACGGAAAATTAGTGGCAGAATGTGGTTATCAATTTAATCCCAGAGAAGATCACCCCGGAGACTGGAGATTTGAATTTTTCTTAGATGGGCAAAAAACAGCCGAAAAAACCCTGACTGTCTTATCTAACTAA